The Phacochoerus africanus isolate WHEZ1 chromosome 15, ROS_Pafr_v1, whole genome shotgun sequence genome has a segment encoding these proteins:
- the ADIRF gene encoding adipogenesis regulatory factor isoform X1 yields MCSPAGRAWSRAQSLPGAQVLGTAPCPPLPPSPCGAGQPPGRLKNQSWCSGRCRFEQDPASLRLTLTSLETPRSHGQQGLAGPEAASGGGGSGSCHGPGGQVYPGNHRQDC; encoded by the exons ATGTGCTCTCCGGCTGGCAGGGCCTGGAGCAGAGCCCAGTCACTCCCCGGAGCCCAAGTGCTGGGAACCGCCCCATGCCCCCCTCTACCCCCCTCCCCTTGCGGGGCGGGCCAGCCCCCTGGGCGCCTTAAAAACCAGAGCTGGTGCTCAGGTCGCTGCCGCTTTGAGCAAGATCCAGCGTCGCTGCGGTTAACCCTGACCTCTTTGGAGACCCCGCGCAGCCATGGCCAGCAAGGGCTTGCAGGACCTGAAGCAGCAAGTGGAGGGGGCGGCTCAGGAAGCTG CCATGGACCAGGCGGCCAAGTCTACCCAGGAAACCATCGACAAGACTGCTAA
- the ADIRF gene encoding adipogenesis regulatory factor isoform X2: MASKGLQDLKQQVEGAAQEAVTAAGAAAQQVVDQATEAGQKAMDQAAKSTQETIDKTANQASETFSGLGKKFGLLK; encoded by the exons ATGGCCAGCAAGGGCTTGCAGGACCTGAAGCAGCAAGTGGAGGGGGCGGCTCAGGAAGCTG TGACTGCAGCTGGAGCAGCAGCTCAGCAAGTGGTGGATCAGGCCACAGAAGCAGGGCAGAAAG CCATGGACCAGGCGGCCAAGTCTACCCAGGAAACCATCGACAAGACTGCTAACCAGGCCTCGGAGACTTTCTCCGGTTTGGGGAAAAAATTCGGCCTCCTAAAATGA
- the FAM25A gene encoding protein FAM25A has product MLGGLGKLAAEGLAHRTEKATEEAAHVVEGVVKEVVEHAKEAGEKAIAEAFKKAHETGDKVVKEVTETVTNTVTNAITHAAEGLGNLGQ; this is encoded by the exons ATGCTGGGAGGCCTGGGGAAGCTTGCCGCTGAGGGTCTGGCCCACCGCACTGAGAAGGCCACTGAGGAAGCTG CTCACGTCGTGGAAGGAGTGGTGAAGGAGGTGGTAGAGCACGCCAAGGAGGCTGGAGAGAAAG CCATTGCTGAAGCCTTTAAGAAGGCCCATGAGACCGGGGACAAAGTGGTCAAGGAGGTCACTGAGACAGTGACCAACACAGTCACAAATGCCATCACGCACGCAGCAGAAGGCCTGGGCAACCTGGGGCAGTGA